The following are encoded together in the Salvia hispanica cultivar TCC Black 2014 chromosome 6, UniMelb_Shisp_WGS_1.0, whole genome shotgun sequence genome:
- the LOC125197289 gene encoding cytosolic sulfotransferase 8-like: METPHSNTNHINHIEKQKWCGHEFLYEFHGYWFTKTYLETTKEVVETFKPLPTDIILASFPKTGTTWLKALLYSITHRDDAVPPSAHPQELVPSLETNLYVRKRTQCDRKMQEYLDEKEGRILATHAPYQILRDSLDSCDCKIVYVTRNPKDTLISMWRFVQRLEGVGDDPWRLETAVDQFCDGMVPFGPYYDHVLGYREESMRRPQKVLFVTYEELKEDTRSHVRRIGEFLGCPFVGENGEEQVEKIVRLCSFEILSNQEINRSSELPDSGFPLPYNSFFRKGQVGDHLSYLQDEMIRKIDDVTKLKFHGSGFDYGI; encoded by the coding sequence ATGGAAACTCCACACTCCAACACCAACCACATTAATCacatagaaaaacaaaaatggtgTGGCCATGAATTCCTATACGAGTTCCATGGCTACTGGTTCACAAAAACATACTTAGAAACAACAAAAGAAGTGGTAGAAACATTCAAACCACTCCCCACAGATATCATCTTAGCCTCTTTCCCCAAAACCGGAACCACATGGCTCAAGGCCCTTCTCTACTCCATCACCCACCGCGACGACGCCGTTCCACCCTCCGCCCATCCTCAAGAGCTAGTCCCATCCCTCGAGACAAACCTCTACGTCCGAAAACGAACACAATGTGATAGAAAAATGCAGGAATATCTCGATGAAAAGGAAGGGAGAATCTTGGCCACACACGCACCGTATCAGATTCTCCGAGATTCCCTAGATTCATGCGACTGCAAGATAGTGTACGTCACTCGAAACCCTAAAGATACCCTAATTTCGATGTGGCGTTTTGTGCAGAGATTGGAGGGCGTTGGCGATGATCCGTGGCGGCTGGAGACTGCCGTGGATCAGTTCTGCGATGGCATGGTCCCGTTCGGGCCCTACTACGATCACGTGTTGGGGTATAGGGAAGAGAGCATGAGAAGGCCTCAGAAGGTGTTGTTTGTGACTTATGAAGAGCTCAAGGAAGATACGAGGAGTCATGTGAGAAGAATTGGTGAGTTTTTGGGGTGTCCTTTTGTTGGAGAAAATGGAGAGGAGCAAGTTGAGAAGATAGTGAGGCTTTGCAGCTTTGAGATTTTGAGCAATCAAGAGATTAACAGATCGAGTGAGTTGCCTGATAGTGGATTCCCCTTGCCGTATAATTCTTTCTTTAGGAAGGGCCAAGTTGGAGATCATTTGAGCTATCTTCAAGATGAAATGATTCGGAAAATAGATGATGTTACCAAACTCAAGTTTCACGGATCTGGCTTTGATTATGGGATTTGA